The Lemur catta isolate mLemCat1 chromosome 6, mLemCat1.pri, whole genome shotgun sequence sequence CATTATTGGTATAATACTTGGCACTACTCCTTTGTATAATTATTTGGCAAAGCCAGTAATTTATATTGCCATAGCACTTCTAATTCTCATTTGCAAAGATTGGACAATGGCCAACTTGCTTATGATCTGGATAAAACAAAGAAGGTAAAGCATTCAGTAGTGTCTATCGCTATTTTCCCTTTCCAATAGATAGATAAACAGATAGATgttcataaacacacacacacacacacacacacacagatattgTGTTAATAAATTTAATGGGTATACTAATGTACCAAATTGATAGTACTGTATTTTAGCTACAATTCTAAATACAACTAAGCCACatgaaacaataacaacaaacctATATAATACCTCGATATCACACTATAAAATTATGTAGAAATATGAAAAACCTATATTGAttgttaatttacttttaaaaagacttattgataataaaaatgaaaataaacattaaccTCTGAAACTTTTACATATCTTTCTTTGAAACTATTCTATAACAAATTATTGATAGTATTGGTTTTAGTTGCTTTTACAGTTTTATAGATGGCTAGAGGTCAATTTAAAGGTGTTTTTCTCATCATTATCCTTTTTAGAGCATTTTTCACCTCTCTATTTCTTAGACTATAAATCAGAGGATTTAACATAGGGATGATAAGAGTATAGAACACAGCTATAATCTTGCTTTTCTCTGGTGAGGAGATGGCCCCAGGTTGAGCATACATGAAGAACACAGTTCCATAGAATAAGCTCACCACAGTGATGTGAGAGCTGCAAGTGGAAAAGGTCTTACTTCTGCTGTGCACTGAGGGGATCTTTAGGACAGTGGAGAGGATATAAGCATAGGATACCAGAATGACAGTTGTGGTGGTGAGGATGATGAGGGCAGAAAGAATAAACAGTACAATCTCATTCACAAAGGTGTCAACACATGAGATCTTGATCAGGGCTGGGACATCACAGAAAAAATGGTCCAATCTGTTCTCCCCACAGAAGCGCAGACTAAAGGTGAAACCTGTTTGTATCATGGAGTTGATGCATCCACAGATGTATGATCCAATCACCAAACGAACACAAGCCTGCTGAGACATACGTACATTGTAGAGGAAAGGTGAGCAAATGGCTGAGAAGCGATCATATGCCATCACAGCCAGAAGAAAACCTTCAGTCCCAacaaagagagcaaagaaaaagaattgtgtTGCACAGCCATtgtaagaaattttcttttccttagacAAGAAAGTAGCTAGAGTTTTGGGAGCAATGACTGTGGAGTAGCACAGATCTAAACAGGACaaatttctgagaaagaaatacATAGGCGTGTGAAGTCTGGAGTCTATTTTAATGACAACTAACATGCTGGTATTTCCCAACACAATGACCATATAGAGAAGcaagaatagtaaaaataaaagaatctgtACTTCTTGAGATGATCTGAATCCCAGCAGAATAAACTCTGTCAACTCTGAGTAGTTCCTGTTCAGCTCACTCTTCATAACTGAGACCAACCTGAGAAAATGAGAGCATTATCATGAAGCTTGTGGAAAGCCTGGATCAACTTTTGGTTCCTGAAGTTcccagtgaaaaaaataaaatgccaacaCAAATTGGGATTTTCTTGGCAGTGCATCTGATGGAATAGCGTTACACTTTAGAAGCACCCAAACTACAACCAAAATAAGATtggctagtttttttctaatatatttagtTTCTGTATGATGTGAGAAATATCAATGGGCAAACGATGTTTTGGGCAGTGAGGTTATCAGTCATTTTAGGCCACTTGTTAAGAGGTTTGGAATGAGATGAATTGAGTCCAAAGTTTACCTCTTTCAGTCTAAAAGAATCTGAGATAAGTTTCTACACTTTCAATGCCTCAAAAGTGTTCCTCTTCCAAATGGGAGGTActaataatatctactttattagattgtgaggattatatgaaATTGGATGTAAAAAGCCAGACTCAAACACCTTAAAATCATAAATCTTcatcaaataaataagtaaacaagcaGACACATAAAGTTCTTTGTGCTTTAGGAATGGAAAATTGGGTGAAAACATAGATCAAGTCCTTTCCCCACCACAAGATGAATTTAATGTGGATCTCTTAAAACATTCTGCTACGTAAAAATATCAAGAAACATGGGGTTATAGTTTAATGATGCTCAATGAAGCACCATTCTTGAAGAAAGTCATCCAAAGTGATTAATCAAACTTTTACCCAGTACACTAACTGCAATGCTCTACTTCTATTTCCCATTTCATTTACTACTAATCTCTAAATGCTAGTTGCTTGCTTTTTGGCATCAAAACTCTagcatgtgttttctttttactgtcttagacttatgaattattttgtttatatagaaGCACTACAGGTAAAGTATAAGATTAACTTCCCAACAAGAAATATTCTCCCTTTATATATTGTTAATAAAACACAAGACAACACATTAATGCAAATAAGTAAGGGGAAAATTCCATGTTGCttaggttttgctttttattcttttataacaaTTAATGCTTAATATCAAATACTAAAGAGGCATACAGATgaaacattaataatttttaatatatctgaAAAGTTAAATTCAAGTGGAAAAGAGAAATTTTGTTATAATTCTGTGGTTCCA is a genomic window containing:
- the LOC123639693 gene encoding olfactory receptor 12-like, translated to MKSELNRNYSELTEFILLGFRSSQEVQILLFLLFLLLYMVIVLGNTSMLVVIKIDSRLHTPMYFFLRNLSCLDLCYSTVIAPKTLATFLSKEKKISYNGCATQFFFFALFVGTEGFLLAVMAYDRFSAICSPFLYNVRMSQQACVRLVIGSYICGCINSMIQTGFTFSLRFCGENRLDHFFCDVPALIKISCVDTFVNEIVLFILSALIILTTTTVILVSYAYILSTVLKIPSVHSRSKTFSTCSSHITVVSLFYGTVFFMYAQPGAISSPEKSKIIAVFYTLIIPMLNPLIYSLRNREVKNALKRIMMRKTPLN